CGTCGTAGCGCGCGGTGCGCTCCGGCATCGGGTGGTGCACCGCGCCCGCGGGCTCGGGCAGCCGCGTCCAGCCCCAGGCGCCCAGGGCCACACCGGCCACCCAGGCGACGCCGAATGCGCTGCCGAGGTCCGCCCCCGGAGCATACTCGATGGAGCGGCCGAGCACATCGGCCACGATCTGCCGCCAGAGCGCGCTCCGGGCGCCCCGATCCATGATGCGAATCGAGCGGATCGGATGCCCGCCCTCCAGCAGCACGTCCACGTGATGGCGGAAGCCGTAGGCGACGGCCTCGAGCGTCGCGCGGAACAGATGGCCGCGGCGGTGCCCCAGCGTCAGGCCCGAGATCATCCCGCGCGCCTCGGCGTCGAAGATCGGGGTCTTCTCGCCCAGGAAATACGGGAGCACCACGAGGCCGTCCGCGCCGGGCGGTGTCGGCGCCGCCTCCGCGTCGAGCCGCGCATAGCGGTCCTCGCCGGGCCCCAGGTCGCGCGCGAACACCTCCGCGAACCACTTCACCAGGAGCCCGCTCGCAACCATGCAGCCGTTCAGGAGGAAGCGGTCGGGGAGATCGTGATAGTCGATGAAGAGCCGCGGGTCGGGCGCGAAGCGATCCACGCCGTAGAGCACGTCCCCACCGCCACCGATCTTCAGCACGAGCTCGCCGGGCCCCGATCCCGCGGCCACGGCGGCGGCGACGTGATCGGCGCTCCCCGCGATGACCGGCGTCCCCACTCTGAGCCCGGTGGATGCGGCGACGGCGGACGTCACCGCCCCGACCACCTCGTGAGCCGCGCGCACCGGCGGCAACCACGTCGCCGGCGTGCCCACCGCCGCGAAGGCCGGCGCATACCAGTCGTGCCGGCGCGCGTCCCAGAAGCCGGACTCCAGCGCCCAGTTCCGCTCGAGGCTCCACTCGCCGGTCAGCCGGTGGGTGACGAGGTCGTAGGAGCCGAGGATGCGCCGAATGCGCCGATAGACATCGGGCTCGTGGCGGCGGAGCCAGAGCAGGCGCGGCAGTACCAGCTGCTGCGAGATGGGCTGGCCCGTGGCGGCGAGAAAGTCCTCGGCGGACAAGCTCGCGC
Above is a window of Candidatus Methylomirabilota bacterium DNA encoding:
- a CDS encoding FGGY family carbohydrate kinase, encoding MNARVLGLDIGTTAVKAIVLDEGGRAVATTSVAHDGFAPRPGWAEGDPERWWTNAVEAVRRLGAETALHAVGMVGVSGMVPALICLDDAGRVLRPSIQQNDARSAAEIVALRASLSAEDFLAATGQPISQQLVLPRLLWLRRHEPDVYRRIRRILGSYDLVTHRLTGEWSLERNWALESGFWDARRHDWYAPAFAAVGTPATWLPPVRAAHEVVGAVTSAVAASTGLRVGTPVIAGSADHVAAAVAAGSGPGELVLKIGGGGDVLYGVDRFAPDPRLFIDYHDLPDRFLLNGCMVASGLLVKWFAEVFARDLGPGEDRYARLDAEAAPTPPGADGLVVLPYFLGEKTPIFDAEARGMISGLTLGHRRGHLFRATLEAVAYGFRHHVDVLLEGGHPIRSIRIMDRGARSALWRQIVADVLGRSIEYAPGADLGSAFGVAWVAGVALGAWGWTRLPEPAGAVHHPMPERTARYDALYRRYRELGGISTGGVR